One Vibrio neonatus genomic window carries:
- a CDS encoding 3-keto-L-gulonate-6-phosphate decarboxylase UlaD — protein sequence MTKPMIQIALDQTNLAAAIEVANNVESFVDVIEVGTILAFAEGMNAVSTLRKNHPNHILVCDMKTTDGGAILAQMAFEAGADWITVSAAAHIATIDACKKVADKFDGEIQIEIYGNWTMQDAQSWVDLGISQAIYHRSRDAELAGVGWTEEDLVKMRALSELGIELSITGGIVPEDLYLFEGIKAKTFIAGRALAGDKGKQTAEALTAQINRYWN from the coding sequence ATGACTAAACCAATGATTCAAATCGCCCTAGATCAAACCAACCTAGCCGCGGCTATAGAAGTAGCTAATAACGTGGAAAGCTTTGTCGATGTAATTGAAGTTGGAACGATTCTCGCTTTTGCTGAAGGGATGAACGCGGTATCCACATTACGTAAAAATCATCCCAATCACATTCTGGTCTGTGATATGAAAACAACCGATGGCGGAGCGATTTTAGCGCAGATGGCCTTTGAAGCTGGCGCTGACTGGATCACCGTTTCCGCAGCGGCTCATATCGCGACAATTGATGCATGTAAAAAAGTGGCCGATAAATTTGACGGTGAAATCCAAATTGAAATTTATGGAAACTGGACCATGCAAGATGCGCAATCTTGGGTTGATTTAGGTATTTCACAAGCCATTTATCATCGCTCTAGAGATGCTGAGCTTGCAGGTGTCGGTTGGACCGAAGAAGACTTAGTCAAAATGCGCGCCCTGTCAGAGTTAGGTATCGAGCTATCAATTACTGGCGGCATAGTCCCAGAAGACTTGTACTTATTTGAAGGCATCAAAGCCAAAACCTTTATTGCAGGACGCGCTCTTGCCGGTGACAAAGGCAAGCAAACAGCAGAGGCATTAACAGCCCAAATTAATCGCTACTGGAATTAG